ATAGTATAGAAAGAGATCAATTACCATTTTTTTGAATGATTTGCTTTGGGCTACTATATTTGCATTCTCATCTGGTTTCGCACGATCCAGAGCCTGAGTAACAATGTTTACATGTTTCAGCAGAAATTGTACATGTATGTGATAATAGCAATcaaatctcacctccccatacaccactcatgtgttattgggttttgttgttgtagtACATATAATTATCAATTGATCATTACTACAGTACCATaactataattatcattactttTCTAGCAAATGCATATTACTTATAATTATCAGCTCCGTCACTCTAATTAATTAGACACGGCAAAGCAGGTGAGGCAAGGTCAAGTTGGGAAACATGTCAAATCATAATGGGTTATTTCAGATTATGGGTCAAACTGGTTGGGCTGGGTTGAACCATTTGTTAATATTAAGTTGAATTATTAATAGCCTATAAAATAACTGTAGTTGTGAGTAAATTTCAAAAATGAAACCAAAAGATTTTTAACTAATGTTAGGAGCAAAAATAAATTCTTGAGCAAATTCCTACAGTAGCATAACATTTAGTAGTTTCAaaatttaaatcagaaaaatagaaaACAGTAACAGAGTTCTCGAAAAAGATTAAAAGAATGTGCGACTTTGTGAAGCAAAAATCACCATATTTAGGATTTTGGATTCTCAACTATTATTTGTATTTTGGATTTGGATTCCTGATTTTTTAGTATTGACTTTTAAGTGGTTATTTGAAAACTAAATTAAATCAAATCTATCCTTTTCTTTAAATGTTATGTCACACTGACAAAAGGAAAAGAGTATTCTTGAaccacaactttttatttattgtcatggtCTTCTGGGGACGAACCGGGGAAGACCCGAATTCTCACCTGGGGACGAACCGGGGGTGAGCTCGGACTAGCCATAAGCCCAAGTGTAGAACTCACTCCCAAAAGCTAGCTTGAAGGAGGAGGGAACACCTTGACTTATAAGCCATCACCCAATCTCATACTTGGGCGATGTGAGATCGTAACAATACCCCACTCTTAAAGAACCAACGTCCTCGTTGGTCACGGCTATGTTGGTCACGGTTGGCACCCTCTCTTCGGGTCCAAGCCACCACTCCATAGGCCACCACTCCGAGGTGTCGGGTCCCGAAAGGCGggctagctctgataccaattgtcatGGTCTTCTGGGGACGAACCGGGGAAGACCCGAATTCTCACCTGGGGACGAACCGGGGGTGAGCTCGGACTAGCCATAAGCCCAAGTGTAGAACTCACTCCCAAAAGCTAGCTTGAAGGAGGAGGGAACACCTTGACTTATAAGCCATCACCCAATCCCATACTTGGGCGATGTGAGATCGTAACATTTATTTTTTACAAAAGAAATTCAACAAAATGAAATACACCAATAATATAAAGAGGGAGAAAAAAAAGAGATCAACTACCCCATTTTATGAACTTTCTTTTGTGAAATTTTGGCGACTCTAGCATTGTTTGAAAGAATAAGAATAAATGTAACGATTAATGGTAATGAAGAAGAAGTGTTTACCTGGATTAGTGATTCCACTCGCCGTCTCATCCGCGTATGCATAAAACCTTCTGAACACTGTTATTACCAATTGTAGTAAAAAGATATGAAAGGTTGATTAAGGGTGTATTAGATATCTGTTTCTTATAACTAAATTCATATAATACTTTCCAGCTTAAATTAAATTACAGCTAGAAATAGAAACTATGTGATACTCTGTATAGTGTTCAAAATCACAATCTAATCACTTTAATGActaaatttattaaatatataaatataaataggcaGATTATATAAAGTGCTTAGAACAAAACAAAGAATATAAAGCGTCCACCTTCACGTGATAGTTCACATATGCATGAAATGTTGACAAACTCCAAACGGTTTTGTCAAGTTTTTTTCCTTCTACATGGCGTGGATAGATAACTGCAATCGTTAAGCATCAGAATCAGATATAAAAAGGCTTACAAACATCTTAAATGAATAAAAAATCACGCTTTTGCCATTACCAAATGAAACAAAACCAGCATTAACTGACAATGCATGTTCAGGAGCTTCCTTCAGTTCGTTAGGAGGGGAAGATGACCATAAACATGCTGGAGCATTATTAAGTCCAGCTGTACGTCTTGCTTCCACAAACTCCTACAATTCGGGAACGAGTTGGACGTTGACCAacattgactaacgttgacttttagtaataaataaattgaacatatatataacacataaatatatcaaacattaaacataaatattttcaaacatagataaaggacccaaaatctaattttaaaaatatcaaaaatttgaccaactttgaccgactCTGACCCGAATTTGACGTGACTTTTTATTTTTAGTGTTAGACCGACTGGCCAACTTTGACCTGACTTTTTACTTTTAGTGTTAGACCGACCTTTTAGGCATTTATGGGTGAAACGGAATAGGTTAGTCCCCATGGCCATCGTTTACAACAGTGACTATACTAGGTCAAGAACAATTACTATTGTCCATATGGTAACCCCACGAGTAGAAGATATACGATAATCTATACCTATAGTTCAATATGTTATTGTAGAAGATAAATCATATATTTAGAATAGAAGGGTTAAAGGAGGGCCTAGAGTTAATTCAAAAGGAAATAAGACATAGGAAGAGATGGAAACGTGGATTTAAGCTAGGTAACTTAAATAGTTGGAAAAAGTATAAAAATGTGAAATACAATGATGTTTAATATATAGGGGTTGATCCGTACACCACATCaaatttgccatacaccaccaaataaattatttagacattttGGCCCTTCCTTTTACACCATCaaatttgccatacaccaccaaatgaAGGGTATAAATGTCCAAATAATTTATTTAGTGGTGGCAAATTtgaggtggtgtacggatcaactccctTAACATATAGGCCATAGTTATCTTTTTATCATCACTTTATTactcaattattttttttttaggtagcAGTGGTGAATTAAAAAATCCATATTAGGTTTACCTGTAAAAAAGATGCTGCAAGAACAGTATCAGTGGAATCATTAAATCTCATTGGAAAAACCACAGTCACCTTTTCAAACTGTCACAAAAATTAATAAACTAGTCAGTCAAATTATAAGTACAACGTTTACAAATGATACAAGAAAACATGATTGTAAGGTCATAAATGGAAAAATGAAAGCACCTGAGGAATGAGGAAGAAGGATTCATTTGGGCGATGTACAAGTGGAACAAGCATCCCGGCATTGGATGGTGCTGACCTGGATGAAAGGCGTTTCAAGATTACTCGTAAAGGGGCACCCATTACTATCTCTCTTACAGATGCAATCGTTACCAACAAAGCTTGTTTATTCTCTGCAAGTAACAGTGTCATATCACCATCAATGTTCTCTGAACTACACAATATTTGCATTACTTTTCAATAACCAACATACtgaaaaatcataaaaaatgaGTGATAATACATATATGTGTAGTACATCATAACCTGACATCTGACACGTGTGATATCACAACAATAGATAATCCAATTGCAAACTGTTAGTGTACCAAAATAAAGGACATGAACGGCTTTAAAGATATAATAGGTCTCCAAGCAACAATCGGTCAAACGCTTACATCTATTAAACCAAACCTTGACTAGACACATTATGTTCTTGACATCTCATTTGTATGTATAGGTTATGTGATGTAGAAACTGTAGTACGACACATCACACGGGACGTAgcctaatgacaataataatactaaaggatctTTAGTACCCTTGGTGTACAAAAGATTGTACACAATTAGGTTCTTACAAGACAACAAATCTACAAGCTCAATTGATCAAGACATGAGTTTTTAAATTAATCATGAATGGATAATGTAATTTTCTTAAATTCCCTTAGTTTGTAAAATCATTTAGGCCATGAGTGAAAGAAATATGGGCTCTTGATGCTAAGatgtgaatgaataaggtttcatCATTAAGTTAAAACCTAGATAACACTTGCGCCTAACTTGCAACGTATAAAGGCATCATGAAGTTTCTGGAACGTTTCATCTTAGTAAGTTATTACTTGCTCTTATGTGGACAAAATCCACACATCATTGTACAATGCCATATGGCAATTAACCTCAAAGTGGTTAGTGCGTAACTAAAAGAATTGATGCTAAATCTTGTGGAAGGGTTACCCAGCTGTCTATCATCAAAAGTTATGGGACCTCGTAAATCAACTCCATACTCTTCTCGGATAAAACAGAAACAATAAAAAGCTATCATCGGTACACACATAGTGAAGGATCACATTATACGAGCAAAATATAATTGTTATGCATACTGAAGGTTTACATGTTGATCTCATGAGCCCTCTAACTTTATGTTATGCATATATAATGGATCTCTAATGCTGCTAAAATGTTCACTTTAACAATCCTACCCAAAAAGGAACAGACAAGCGTAACTAAACGAGACTGATAAAGGAAGCTGTGTGAACACAAGAAAACAAACAAAGAAAAAACTGTTCTAAGCCATAAATAACCAACACCAATTCCAACAAAACCCAATCCCGCCTTTGGGTAATACACATTTTAGGTAATTGGTAGATAAAAAAATACATGTGGATGCAAACTTGATCTGAAAACAGAAAAATGAACTCGCCAAACCTTCATTTGGAGGAAGTTTGGACAGGTTAAGTTTAACGGTGAGATTAAAGCAATCTCTGGGAGGATCAAGAATCTGAACAACGTTGCCATACGCTGATTTAATAGCCTCAATGGCTCCAAGTGGAAGGCCGTTTGAGAAAACAGTCTCTGGAGGTGGAGTAGGAAGTGATACTGATAGATGTAGAAGATGTGGATTCTTTATTGATGCCTGCAATAATTAATTACTTAAGTCAGGTCATAGACCAAATTCATTCTTTAGACCAAATTCATTTAAATGGCTAACCTGAATATGGTAACGAACATCATCAAATTCAACCCAATGGCAATCCAACTCGACTCCTTTATCAATACTGTACAACCAAgacaaaaacaacgttactaaagAGTAGGCAGTAAAACTATTCTAAATTAGCAACCTGTAAGTCCATCTTCACAATCGTTGCACATGAGTAGTCTGTAAACATGATTCCTATCATTAACATATGCAATGTCATTTGGTAACTTGATATCTTAACTTACATTGAGCTTTTCAATATCATTTCATTCTTAACACAATCAAGCTTAAAATAAATCTAAATCAACACTCAAGCTAGGGTTCATGCGTGCAGTGTGGTAATTAATCGAAAAATTGGTAAAATAGAGTTCTAAACAATAACATTATCATGAATTGAACTAAAATAAACCTAATTATACGATGGATAAAATCAAATTACATAACGCTGATGAATCGATTAAAACTCACTTTTGAACGCGGTTTGTTAAGATCTGTAAAAGGTATCTTGACTGAGATTGAAGTAATATCATCGTCTATCTGTGTATGGCTTTGTGCGCTTACGCATATCTCCGCAGCATCTATATCTCTATATGTGTATCTATATCTGTGAGATGGATGTTTGTTTTGAGTTGACGTGAAGATGAGGTATTACAAATTACAGAATCTTTTGGTTTTAGGGGCAATCAATCAATTAAATCAAACTGGAATGAATTGAAAACAGAGAATGGGATGGTATCTGATTAATTGGTCCCCAATTCCCAAAATCCTGGTTTTTGGGTCCCTTTCCTTTGACACCCTATACAAGTCATTTGTGAttttaattactccgtaattaattaattaatacaatACAAATAAAAAGCTAAAC
This genomic window from Rutidosis leptorrhynchoides isolate AG116_Rl617_1_P2 chromosome 2, CSIRO_AGI_Rlap_v1, whole genome shotgun sequence contains:
- the LOC139894456 gene encoding actin-related protein 2/3 complex subunit 2A-like codes for the protein MILLQSQSRYLLQILTNRVQNIDKGVELDCHWVEFDDVRYHIQASIKNPHLLHLSVSLPTPPPETVFSNGLPLGAIEAIKSAYGNVVQILDPPRDCFNLTVKLNLSKLPPNEENKQALLVTIASVREIVMGAPLRVILKRLSSRSAPSNAGMLVPLVHRPNESFFLIPQFEKVTVVFPMRFNDSTDTVLAASFLQEFVEARRTAGLNNAPACLWSSSPPNELKEAPEHALSVNAGFVSFVIYPRHVEGKKLDKTVWSLSTFHAYVNYHVKCSEGFMHTRMRRRVESLIQALDRAKPDENANIVAQSKSFKKMSIEESRGNSHL